A stretch of Coccidioides posadasii str. Silveira chromosome 2, complete sequence DNA encodes these proteins:
- a CDS encoding uncharacterized protein (EggNog:ENOG410PRU3~BUSCO:16514at33183): protein MNRGIQAISPPTIPPAILASTATAHHPPGPRHSHNMGASASKPARAAASAATRRQYPIQPSPSTTTSHAQEPTAPKRKAGPVYHSKEQASRTKTEAIDLDARDPHFAASLRSIGPVIPNPTLSHSSTFNRPPASTTSTSISSSSSSSSSSTSSFSATPSPPNPAIQILSARSNLAKFAEQELESFGKQSHAGRQFLDVVTIKQILGMRDREGIGPDMIERHYRLKAGLVGRLGAKGVVGEVR from the exons ATGAATCGCGGAATCCAAGCAATATCTCCGCCGACCATTCCGCCAGCCATTCTTGCAAGCACCGCAACGGCACACCACCCTCCTGGCCCGCGACATTCACATAACATGGGCGCGTCAGCATCAAAACCCGCTCGGGCCGCAGCCTCAGCGGCCACCAGACGACAGTATCCCATACAGCCTTCCCCATCAACAACCACCTCACATGCCCAAGAACCCACCGCCCCGAAAAGAAAAGCGGGACCAGTCTACCACTCCAAAGAACAGGCCAGCCGGACAAAAACCGAAG CAATCGACCTCGACGCCCGCGACCCACACTTCGCCGCCTCCCTCCGCTCGATAGGCCCCGTAATCCCCAACCCAACCCTCTCTCACTCCAGCACCTTCAATCGTCCGCCCGCCAGCACCACCAGCACTAGCATCAGCAGcagctcctcctcctcctcctcttccaccTCTTCCTTTTCCGCAACCCCCTCTCCTCCCAACCCTGCCATCCAAATCCTCTCCGCCCGCTCCAACCTCGCCAAATTTGCCGAACAAGAACTCGAGTCCTTCGGCAAACAGAGCCACGCGGGCCGTCAGTTCCTCGACGTCGTCACCATAAAGCAGATTCTCGGTATGAGGGACAGGGAGGGGATCGGCCCGGACATGATCGAGAGGCATTATAGGCTAAAGGCGGGATTGGTCGGCAGATTAGGGGCGAAGGGGGTTGTGGGCGAGGTTCGATAA
- a CDS encoding uncharacterized protein (SECRETED:SignalP(1-22)~EggNog:ENOG410PK8H~COG:O~TransMembrane:3 (n6-17c22/23o190-214i234-251o257-277i)~BUSCO:12907at33183): MHFSTLVQFGLLALSAFPPSLAAASWGFGDATLSIQQKGAGVGGGLKEKFSDKQPLSKPVTLGKADTLKLFLTAQEGRTAKKPHQAFLLLKDTASNLDISYPLTIKDSGKARLELTHKDLPVQLLKSENPLDANLVIASFGSAPGYNSPVFRLLIKRDPNDALPTPNTLRYGKLDEIHHIFKTDPKSPPIVISLAFIIAVLASLPVLAGLWMYLGVNLNQLPMALKSSPISHSIFVASIFGLEAVFFMYYTCWNLFQTLPVFLAVGGVAVLSGSRALSEVQERRLAGLR; this comes from the exons ATGCATTTTAGCACGCTAGTTCAATTCGGCCTTTTGGCCCTTTCTGCGTTTCCGCCTTCTTTGGCCGCGGCGAGCTGGGGATTTGGTGACGCCACGCTGTCAATTCAACAGAAAGGTGCTGGCGTGGGCGGAGGGCTGAAAGAGAA ATTCTCGGACAAGCAGCCACTGTCGAAGCCGGTTACGTTGGGAAAAGCTGACACGTTGAAGCTCTTCCTCACAGCCCAAGAAGGCCGCACCGCGAAGAAACCCCATCAGGCTTTCCTTCTCCTAAAAGACACCGCATCGAATCTGGATATTTCCTACCCGCTAACGATCAAAGATAGTGGAAAAGCAAGGCTGGAACTC ACGCACAAAGACCTCCCTGTCCAGCTGCTGAAATCGGAGAACCCGCTTGATGCAAATTTGGTAATTGCTTCTTTTGGTTCTGCTCCGGGATACAACAGTCCGGTATTTCGTCTTTTGATCAAGCGAGACCCGAACGATGCACTCCCGACTCCAAATACTCTCAGATATGGGAAGCTTGATGAGATCCATCATATCTTCAAGACGGACCCCAAGAGCCCGCCTATAGTTATTTCTCTTGCATTTATTATCGCCGTCCTCGCATCTTTGCCCGTGCTGGCAGGTTTG TGGATGTACCTGGGTGTGAACCTCAATCAATTGCCAATGGCTCTAAAATCCTCGCCTATTTCCCATTCTATATTCGTGGCGTCGATATTTGGATTAGAGGCCGTGTTCTTTATGTATTATACCTGCTGGAACCTTTTCCAGACTCTCCCCGTCTTCCTGGCTGTGGGTGGAGTGGCTGTTCTCAGCGGCAGTCGTGCTCTCAGCGAGGTTCAGGAAAGGCGGTTAGCCGGCCTACGATAA
- the APE2 gene encoding Aminopeptidase 2 mitochondrial (EggNog:ENOG410PGKM~COG:E,O~MEROPS:MER0001010~BUSCO:1139at33183), which yields MLPLHHRHVHSLVNIVKQPQSYTSRLLTPYRATSAATRSARASLRYLSTSVGARSTSLQISSPHLRDTPRVPLFGSRRFKRYCSYRKMCRAMGDDAAGGAASIAANREVLPTNVKPRHYDLTLEPNFETFTFDGTVVIDLDVVEDSTSVTLNSVDIDIHSSTIILDDGSEVSASSLSLDQDKQRATVKFNQTFAAGSKAKLKQTFTGKLTDNMAGFYRCAYKDASGNKKYMGSTQMEATDARRAFPCFDEPALKAEFTITLIADKNLTCISNMNVAHEEEVHSKMSGGPKKAVKFNKSPIMSTYLVAFIVGELNYIETNAFRVPIRVYATPDQDIEHGRFSLDLAATTLNFYEKAFDSEFPLPKMDMVAVPDFAAGAMENWGLITYRIVDLLYDEKTTGAATKERIAETVQHELAHQWFGNLVTMDFWDGLWLNEGFATWMSWYSCNKFFPEWKVWQSYVVNDLQQALALDSLRSSHPIEVPVKRADEINQIFDAISYSKGSAVLRMISMYMGEEKFLEGIRLYLKKHAYGNTTTTDLWAALSKVSGKPIESVMEVWTKQVGYPVVTVQEKPDQKAISIKQNRFLRTGDVRPEEDAIVYPVVLRLKGKEGVDESVMLAEREREIKLPELDFFKLNADHSSIFRTRYTPERLEKLGEAAKAGLLSVEDRAGMIADAGVLASSGYQKTSGSLSLLKGFDSESEFVVWNEILTRLGSVRSAWIFEDAQVKDALKTFQRNLVSAKAHQLGWEFSEEDGHVLQQFKALMFGAAGAAGDQKVLDAAKDMFSRFSAGDYSAIHPNLRGSVFDLVLRNGGEEEYNVILDRYRNAPTSTEKNTALRSLGSAQQPELVQRTLALALSDEVRVQDIYMPLSGLRIHAPSIVARWEWLKANWETVVKRLPPTFTMLSTVVQLCTASLCTEEQLKDVQEFFKDKDQKGFDRSLEQSLDSVRAKTGWLQRDREDVESWLKANGYLGDSKL from the exons ATGCTACCCCTCCATCATAGACATGTTCACTCTCTCGTGAATATCGTCAAACAACCCCAATCCTATACCTCTCGACTCCTCACTCCTTATCGAGCTACATCCGCCGCTACTCGATCCGCCAGAGCCAGTCTCAGATACCTTTCCACCTCCGTCGGCGCCAGATCTACTTCCCTCCAGATTAGCTCACCCCACCTCAGAGATACCCCGCGTGTTCCCCTCTTTGGATCTCGCCGGTTCAAGAGATACTGCTCCTATCGAAAAATGTGTCGTGCAATGGGAGACGATGCCGCAGGAGGCGCCGCCTCCATCGCCGCCAACCGCGAGGTTCTCCCGACTAACGTGAAGCCCCGCCATTACGACCTGACTCTGGAGCCCAACTTCGAGACCTTCACCTTTGACGGGACAGTGGTCATCGA TCTTGATGTCGTCGAGGACAGCACCTCTGTTACCCTTAACTCCGTGGACATTGACATCCATTCGTCAACCATCATCTTGGACGATGGAAGCGAAGTGTCTGCCTCTTCGCTTTCGCTGGACCAGGACAAACAGAGAGCGACCGTGAAGTTCAACCAGACCTTCGCCGCAGGCTCTAAAGCCAAGCTGAAGCAGACTTTCACCGGGAAATTGACTGACAACATGGCTGGTTTCTACCGATGTGCCTATAAGGACGCCAGTGGAAATAAAAAGTACATGGGTTCCACTCAGATGGAAGCGACCGACGCCCGACGAGCGTTCCCCTGCTTTGACGAGCCGGCATTAAAGGCTGAATTCACCATCACTCTCATCGCGGACAAAAACTTAACTTGCATCAGCAACATGAACGTGGCTCATGAAGAGGAAGTTCATTCCAAGATGAGTGGTGGTCCAAAAAAGGCCGTGAAGTTCAACAAGTCACCGATCATGTCGACATACCTTGTTGCATTCATAGTGGGTGAGCTCAACTATATCGAAACCAACGCCTTCAGAGTCCCTATTCGCGTGTATGCGACTCCCGATCAAGACATCGAGCATGGTCGATTCTCCCTAGATCTCGCCGCCACAACGCTGAATTTCTACGAGAAAGCGTTTGACAGCGAGTTTCCTCTTCCAAAAATGGACATGGTCGCCGTCCCTGATTTCGCTGCTGGTGCCATGGAGAACTGGGGCTTGATAACCTATCGTATCGTGGATTTACTCTACGATGAAAAGACCACCGGCGCAGCAACAAAGGAGAGAATTGCTGAGACTGTCCAGCACGAGCTTGCTCATCAATGGTTCGGTAACTTGGTGACCATGGACTTCTGGGACGGCCTATGGCTCAACGAGGGATTCGCTACCTGGATGTCGTGGTACTCCTGCAACAAGTTCTTCCCTGAGTGGAAGGTTTGGCAGAGCTATGTTGTGAATGATCTTCAACAGGCGCTTGCACTTGACTCTTTGAGAAGCAGTCATCCCATCGAAGTTCCTGTCAAGCGTGCGGATGAGATCAATCAAATCTTTGACGCGATCTCTTACTCTAAGGGCTCTGCCGTTCTGCGCATGATTTCCATGTACATGGGCGAAGAGAAGTTCCTGGAAGGCATCCGGTTGTACCTCAAGAAGCATGCCTATGGCAACACAACAACGACGGACTTGTGGGCAGCCCTGAGTAAAGTGAGTGGCAAACCGATCGAGTCGGTTATGGAGGTTTGGACAAAGCAGGTCGGATATCCCGTCGTTACTGTGCAGGAAAAGCCTGACCAGAAGGCTATCTCCATTAAGCAAAACCGATTCCTTCGAACTGGAGACGTCAGGCCGGAAGAAGATGCAATAGTGTACCCGGTTGTTCTGCGACTTAAAGGCAAGGAAGGTGTTGACGAAAGCGTTATGTTGGCAGAACGGGAACGGGAAATCAAGCTTCCGGAGCTGGATTTCTTCAAACTCAATGCAGACCACTCAAGTATCTTCAGAACCCGTTATACCCCGGAAAGACTCGAAAAGTTGGGCGAGGCCGCCAAGGCGGGGCTTCTCAGCGTTGAGGATAGGGCTGGGATGATTGCTGATGCCGGAGTGCTTGCATCATCTGGATACCAGAAGACTTCAGGCAGCCTTTCCCTACTCAAAGGATTTGATAGCGAATCGGAATTCGTGGTGTGGAACGAGATCCTCACTCGACTGGGCTCCGTTCGCAGTGCATGGATTTTCGAGGATGCCCAGGTTAAGGACGCACTGAAGACCTTCCAGCGCAACCTTGTCAGCGCTAAGGCACATCAGCTCGGCTGGGAGTTCTCTGAGGAGGATGGCCACGTTTTGCAGCAATTCAAGGCTTTGATGTTTGGCGCTGCTGGAGCTGCCGGCGACCAAAAGGTCCTTGACGCTGCCAAGGATATGTTCAGTCGGTTCTCTGCTGGGGACTATTCGGCTATTCACCCTAATCTTCGCGGAAGCGTCTTTGACCTTGTTCTCCGCAATGGTGGAGAGGAGGAATACAATGTCATCCTTGATCGATACAGAAATGCCCCTACGTCCACCGAGAAGAATACAGCGCTTCGTTCCTTGGGAAGtgctcaacaaccagaactggTGCAGCGCACCCTTGCGCTGGCTCTTTCGGATGAAGTTAGGGTGCAGGATATCTATATGCCACTTTCTGGCCTTCGAATTCATGCCCCCAGCATCGTTGCGCGATGGGAATGGTTGAAGGCCAACTGGGAGACCGTGGTCAAGAGGCTGCCACCTACGTTCACCATGCTCAGCACCGTCGTACAGCTCTGCACTGCTAGCTTGTGCACCGAGGAGCAATTAAAGGATGTGCAAGAGTTCTTCAAGGATAAGGACCAGAAG GGTTTCGACCGATCTCTGGAGCAAAGCTTGGATTCCGTCCGTGCGAAGACTGGTTGGCTGCAACGCGATAGGGAGGACGTCGAATCATGGCTCAAAGCGAATGGGTACCTTGGAGATTCGAAGCTGTAG
- a CDS encoding uncharacterized protein (EggNog:ENOG410PISF~COG:J~BUSCO:1434at33183) produces MSSPAPKGGYRGGRGGYRGGRGGGDHPGNRGGFSGGQGGGRGGGRGDSRGGGEARGRGRGGRGRGRPHAEPQVFSPPVAPTLDLGTKTIEDKYNSKVREPGLEALSLDRQFPLRPGYGTRGRHVLLWANYFQLVAKQNTAFYRYNIEIKAPGKCPEPKGKKVKRIIQLLLEDHLQEFRGRIATDFKATLVCRDSLQFESQVFDVAYRADNEDTPPADPDVYQVRVLATGSIGVADILNYLSSANLSERYDRKEEILQVLNIVVGYSPKTKGNILTVGANRHFQLGPSAEKSNLQGGLEALRGYFVSVRAATARLLVNVQVKHIACLNEGPLKMVITAIGGNDKRLQTFLKGKRVQLLHLQKVKGNQRIPRVKTITGFANTGDGRGLEHPPRVAHFAAGPDKVYFYLKGPLKEGQSQSEGKGGKKGKRGKGKEKDKAGAAPDHGYISVYEYFSRVHNVSVMDLKMPVVNVGSKQNPSYLPGEVCYVEEGQPSNTKLTPTQSRAMIKFAVRPPYENAKSITGRGTQVIGVTPNTPQVLTNMGLSISPHLIAVDGRVLEGPVIRYGESSKYAKGASWNLTGVKFPQASTLSQWTYLYLPGATDQDISEKIREFIETAGNHGLKVSNPLPPVWFGERFYDKDSSETLADKVDRAFNALLERHPYVKFVLVILPLEDSSIYNRVKYRGDIQNGIHTVCVLANKFRGIQYCANVALKFNLKLGGTNHVLDSSKLGVVGEGKTMLVGIDVTHPSPGSSSQAPSVAAMVANVDKHLAQWPASIRLQQEPKAEMVDKLQEMLESRLRLWQRRNNKTLPENLLVYRDGVSEGQYNRVLEEELPLLRKACERLYPATWTKKNLPRISIIVVGKRHNTRFYPVTLNEADANSNPVNGTIVDRGVTEARNWDFYLQAHTALHGTAKPAHYFVILDEIFRARKTGPATSDALEDLTHNLCYLFGRATKAVSVCPPAYYADLACERARRYLSSYFDASPSETVVSGQTGQGPSEDELRIHPNLENSMFYI; encoded by the exons ATGTCTTCTCCAGCGCCTAAAGGTGGCTATCGGGGTGGTCGTGGAGGCTATCGTGGAGGCCGAGGTGGCGGAGACCACCCTGGCAACCGTGGTGGCTTTAGTGGAGGTCAGGGTGGAGGTCGCGGCGGGGGTCGAGGGGACTCACGGGGGGGTGGCGAGGCCCGCGGACGTGGCAGAGGAGGCCGTGGTCGTGGTCGCCCACACGCTGAACCGCAAGTATTCAG CCCGCCCGTTGCGCCAACACTTGATCTAGGCACAAAAACCATAGAGGACAAGTATAATAGTAAAGTTCGGGAGCCAGGGCTGGAGGCGCTCTCCCTGGATCGCCAATTTCCGCTTCGCCCAGGATATGGAACCCGAGGTCGACATGTTCTTCTGTGGGCAAATTACTTCCAGTTGGTTGCCAAGCAGAATACGGCCTTCTACCGCTACAACATTGAAATCAAGGCTCCAGGCAAGTGCCCTGAaccaaagggaaaaaaggtgAAAAGAATCATCCAGCTGCTACTGGAGGATCATCTCCAGGAATTCCGTGGTCGTATTGCAACGGATTTCAAAGCAACTCTCGTCTGCCGTGATTCGCTTCAATTTGAGTCACAGGTTTTCGATGTCGCATATCGCGCGGACAATGAGGATACGCCGCCAGCCGATCCAGATGTTTATCAAGTGCGTGTCCTTGCCACAGGATCCATTGGTGTGGCGGACATCCTCAATTACTTGTCGTCTGCGAACCTAAGTGAAAGGTATGATAGAAAGGAGGAAATCCTTCAAGTGCTGAACATAGTCGTGGGATATTCCCCGAAGACGAAGGGAAATATTCTCACCGTTGGCGCGAACCGCCATTTTCAACTGGGACCGAGCGCCGAGAAATCGAATCTTCAAGGTGGCCTTGAAGCCTTGAGAGGCTACTTCGTTAGTGTGCGTGCTGCCACCGCTCGACTTCTTGTGAATGTACAAGTGAAACACATTGCTTGCTTAAATGAAGGTCCGTTAAAAATGGTTATCACAGCTATAGGCGGGAATGATAAGAGGCTACAAACTTTTTTGAAAGGCAAGAGAGTTCAACTCTTACATCTTCAGAAAGTTAAAGGAAATCAACGAATTCCAAGGGTGAAGACAATCACTGGTTTCGCGAATACAGGTGACGGACGTGGTCTCGAACACCCTCCGCGTGTTGCACACTTCGCAGCTGGCCCAGACAAGGTATACTTTTACCTCAAAGGTCCTCTTAAAGAAGGCCAAAGCCAATCAGAAGGGAAAGGTGGTAAGAAAGGCAAACGCGGCAAaggcaaagaaaaagataaagCAGGGGCGGCCCCTGACCACGGGTATATCAGTGTCTATGAGTATTTCAGCCGTGTGCACAATGTCAGTGTGATGGACTTAAAAATGCCTGTTGTCAATGTTGGTAGCAAGCAAAACCCAAGCTATCTACCGGGCGAAGTTTGCTATGTCGAGGAAGGTCAGCCTTCGAATACCAAGTTAACTCCAACGCAATCGCGGGCAATGATTAAATTTGCCGTAAGACCACCTTACGAGAATGCGAAATCCATCACCGGGAGGGGTACCCAGGTAATTGGCGTCACTCCAAATACTCCGCAAGTGCTG ACAAACATGGGTCTCTCAATCAGCCCCCATTTGATTGCGGTTGATGGCCGTGTTTTGGAAGGACCTGTGATTCGTTATGGAGAGAGTTCAAAATATGCAAAGGGAGCAAGCTGGAATTTAACAGGTGTAAAGTTCCCGCAGGCCTCCACGCTATCGCAGTGGACCTACCTATATCTTCCAGGCGCAACCGATCAAGATATCTCGGAGAAGATCAGAGAATTTATAGAAACCGCTGGAAATCACGGACTCAAGGTCTCGAATCCTCTTCCACCAGTCTGGTTCGGGGAGCGTTTCTACGATAAAGATAGTTCTGAGACGCTTGCTGACAAAGTTGATCGTGCCTTCAACGCACTTTTGGAAAGGCATCCGTATGTTAAATTTGTGCTCGTCATCCTACCTCTTGAAGACTCGAGCATTTACAACCGAGTGAAGTATCGGGGTGATATTCAAAATGGAATTCACACTGTCTGTGTGCTTGCGAATAAGTTCCGAGGAATTCAATATTGTGCGAATGTCGCCTTGAAATTCAATTTGAAGCTCGGTGGCACGAATCATGTTCTTGACTCCTCAAAATTGGGGGTCGTTGGGGAAGGCAAGACTATGCTTGTTGGTATCGACGTCACTCATCCTTCTCCCGGCTCGTCTTCGCAAGCACCAAGTGTCGCGGCCATGGTTGCAAACGTTGATAAACATTTGGCACAATGGCCGGCGTCAATCCGCCTGCAGCAAGAGCCAAAAGCAGAAATGGTTGATAAACTTCAAGAAATGCTCGAATCTCGCCTACGACTTTGGCAGAGGAGAAATAATAAAACTTTACCTGAGAATCTTCTCGTTTATCGGGATGGAGTATCCGAAGGGCAGTATAATAGGGTCCTAGAAGAAGAGCTGCCTTTATTACGCAAAGCATGCGAACGGTTGTATCCAGCAACATGGACAAAAAAGAACCTTCCGCGGATTTCCATTATCGTTGTTGGCAAGCGCCATAACACGAGATTTTACCCAGTAACTTTGAACGAAGCTGATGCTAACTCCAATCCAGTCAACGGAACAATTGTCGACCGAGGAGTCACTGAGGCGCGGAATTGGGATTTCTACTTGCAGGCCCATACAGCTCTCCATGGGACGGCCAAACCGGCCCATTACTTTGTTATTTTGGATGAGATCTTTAGAGCACGGAAAACGGGACCTGCGACGAGCGACGCCCTGGAGGATCTTACTCATAACCTTTGTTACCTCTTCGGCCGTGCGACGAAGGCGGTCAGCGTTTGTCCGCCAGCATACTACGCTGACCTTGCTTGCGAACGTGCGCGACGTTATCTCAGCAGCTATTTTGACGCAAGTCCATCGGAAACCGTTGTTTCTGGACAAACTGGACAGGGTCCGAGTGAGGATGAGCTGAGAATCCACCCAAACCTCGAAAACTCGATGTTTTACATCTGA
- a CDS encoding uncharacterized protein (EggNog:ENOG410PJ9P~COG:S~TransMembrane:1 (o61-82i)~BUSCO:4847at33183) translates to MEQAGDRTALLSHRDDEESIGLGSHPADVLPASNNSVHGGRGITSKLGKKSTLAALLKLNLVTVVTTLMLLVLFGGIFAPFLHGRVFRRRDLECTSVKLGYQCNQPFAQLWGQYSPYSSLKSKSPISPDVPSGCTITFAQVLSRHGARYPTKKKTELYAKLFDRIKETSKSYEDDFKFLKNFEYTLKSDDMTEFGNTQLFNSGAKFYDRYRGLAKEIRPFVRAAGSPRVIKSAERFIQGFQKSLGLDPDGVEKDRPPIVNLIIPEGESSNNTLDHSLCENFEQDNSGKEKQKKFVDLFAPPILERVKTHLPGANITVTDVIYLMDMCSFHTVMSTPDASKLSPFCQLFTPGEWVDYDYYQSLGKYYRYGPGSPLGAEQGMGFTNELIARLTNTPVNDSTSTNRTLTSNPTTFPLNATLYADFSHDNTMITIFTALGLFNSTEPLPLDRIRTPVESDGFSASWTVPFAGRAYVEKMKCDWSPRKDDEFVRILLNDRVYPLHGCNVDSLGRCELNDFVKGLSYAASGGMWDRCFIKKSGMGEFWERLDDVIMIDDMNKD, encoded by the exons ATGGAACAAGCTGGTGATCGTACGGCCTTGCTGTCGCATCGGGATGATGAAGAGTCAATTGGCCTGGGTTCTCATCCCGCCGACGTCTTGCCTGCATCTAACAATTCAGTGCACGGGGGACGCGGCATTACTTCGAAGCTTGGCAAGAAGAGTACTTTGGCCGCCCTTCTCAAACTGAACCTGGTCACCGTCGTCACAACTCTAATGCTTCTGGTTCTTTTTGGCGGGATTTTTGCGCCGTT CCTCCATGGACGAGTGTTTCGGAGACGAGATCTTGAATGCACTAGTGTCAAGCTCGGATACCAGTGCAACCAGCCGTTTGCTCAGCTCTGGGGCCAATATTCCCCCTATTCTTCTCTGAAGTCAAAGTCTCCCATCTCTCCGGATGTACCGTCTGGATGCACTATTACTTTTGCCCAAGTCCTGTCCCGGCATGGAGCAAGGTATCCCACGAAGAAGAAAACCGAGCTCTACGCAAAACTCTTTGATCGGATCAAGGAAACCAGCAAGTCTTATGAGGACGACTTCAAGTTCCTGAAAAACTTTGAGTATACGCTGAAGAGCGATGATATGACAGAATTCGGGAACACCCAACTCTTCAATTCTGGGGCAAAATTCTACGATCGCTATAGGGGTTTGGCGAAGGAGATACGACCGTTCGTTCGAGCTGCCGGGTCTCCGAGGGTGATCAAGTCAGCAGAGAGATTTATTCAAGGATTCCAGAAGTCCTTGGGCCTTGATCCTGATGGTGTCGAGAAGGATAGACCCCCTATCGTCAACTTGATTATCCCTGAAGGAGAGTCGAGTAACAATACACTTGACCACTCTTTATGCGAAAACTTCGAACAGGATAATTCAGGAAAAGAGAAGCAGAAAAAATTCGTGGACCTATTTGCCCCTCCAATTCTTGAGCGTGTGAAAACTCATCTCCCTGGCGCCAATATTACGGTCACAGATGTGATCTACCTCATGGATATGTGCTCCTTCCACACCGTGATGTCGACGCCCGACGCGAGCAAACTATCTCCATTCTGCCAACTCTTCACCCCAGGCGAATGGGTTGACTATGACTACTACCAGTCTCTTGGGAAATATTACAGATATGGGCCAGGCAGCCCGCTCGGTGCTGAGCAAGGCATGGGATTCACCAACGAACTCATAGCCCGTCTCACAAACACCCCCGTCAATGACTCGACTTCCACCAACCGCACTCTTACCTCTAACCCGACCACCTTCCCGCTAAACGCCACTCTCTACGCAGACTTCAGCCATGATAACACTATGATAACGATCTTCACGGCCTTGGGGCTGTTCAATAGCACGGAACCACTCCCCCTTGACCGCATCCGGACCCCCGTAGAGTCGGACGGATTTTCTGCGTCGTGGACGGTCCCGTTTGCCGGTAGGGCTTACGTTGAGAAGATGAAGTGTGACTGGTCGCCAAGGAAGGATGACGAGTTTGTGAGAATCTTGCTAAATGATCGTGTTTATCCGCTCCATGGGTGTAACGTGGACTCATTAGGCCGGTGCGAGCTTAATGATTTTGTTAAGGGGCTGAGCTATGCAGCGAGCGGGGGAATGTGGGACAGATGCTTTATTAAGAAATCGG GAATGGGTGAATTTTGGGAACGACTTGATGATGTAATTATGATAGATGACATGAACAAGGACTAA
- a CDS encoding uncharacterized protein (EggNog:ENOG410PW7G~COG:T) — protein sequence MKYSEARRVRAAGIAVSANPYMTSNTRDQPLIVTGIVLEFYSGGSIQRALNIHHPLGYSWKRWPKQIATALGRFHMAGKTPMDIKPSNVVLDADGNAVLIDISGIGGITQGWRAPEIRDGISLSEFPYEVQDSPTAKTLERIAGCLMVENVHARITLFEAITELELSGIDNIEGSCKEEQSN from the exons ATGAAATATTCCGAGGCACGCCGTGTACGAGCAGCCGGTATCGCAGTATCTGCAAACCCTTATATGACATCGAACACAAGGGATCAACCTCTGATAGTCACTGGTATTGTGCTGGAATTCTACAGTGGTGGCTCTATCCAGAGAGCCTTGAACATACATCACCCGCTTGGATATTCCTGGAAACGGTGGCCAAAACAAATTGCTACTGCATTAGGCCGTTTCCACATGGCCGGAAAAACTCCCATGGATATCAAGCCTTCGAACGTTGTTCTGGATGCGGATGGAAATGCAGTGCTTATCGACATCAGTGGCATTGGTGGAATCACACAGGGGTGGCGTGCCCCGGAGATCCGAGACGGAATATCACTTAGCGAATTCCCGTATGAGGTGC AAGACAGCCCTACTGCGAAGACACTGGAGCGGATTGCTGGTTGCCTAATGGTAGAAAATGTGCATGCACGCATCACTTTGTTTGAAGCCATCACGGAACTGGAGCTTTCCGGTATTGACAACATTGAGGGCTCATGCAAGGAGGAACAATCCAACTAG
- a CDS encoding uncharacterized protein (EggNog:ENOG410PVV0~COG:T), whose product MLGQVIFGADDDLRKHESQGAFPHIIRLQRQVSFLGDREGLNGLMKHVGDEEVNCQFLGCLWDDRVAEYHPYKPFSDWPNVDDDNFKDLIRRMTNLDPRKRATAREVLAHSWFADCDID is encoded by the coding sequence ATGCTTGGCCAAGTTATCTTCGGAGCTGATGACGATTTGCGGAAACATGAATCACAAGGTGCATTCCCTCATATCATTCGCCTGCAACGTCAAGTCTCCTTTCTTGGAGACCGAGAAGGATTGAACGGGCTCATGAAGCACGTTGGAGATGAGGAAGTCAACTGCCAATTCCTAGGATGTCTTTGGGATGATCGAGTGGCAGAGTACCATCCCTACAAACCTTTTTCAGACTGGCCGAACGTCGATGATGACAACTTCAAGGACCTTATCCGGAGAATGACGAACTTGGATCCTCGGAAGCGTGCAACAGCGCGTGAAGTGTTGGCGCATTCCTGGTTTGCTGATTGCGACATTGATTAA